Proteins found in one Gordonia sp. PDNC005 genomic segment:
- a CDS encoding Nif3-like dinuclear metal center hexameric protein codes for MTRTLAEVILRLDTVYPPELAETWDSVGLVCGDPAEQVRRVVVCVDVTDSVVDHAIDVGADLVLAHHPLLLRGVDTVSAGTPKGRIVHRLIRANCALFTAHTNADKARPGVSDALAGALGLVDTRPLEVEPAPVLDKWVVMVPEGNVDQVTEAMFAAGAGAVGDYRDCRWGVVGTGQFRPVEGASPAIGGVGELTHVDEERVETVAPRRARSAVLAALRDSHPYEEPAYDVFEQAAVDSDLGLGRIGRLPAPMRLDEFVAHAGTALPTAAWPIRAAGDPAGVVETIAVCGGAGDSLIGAATAARVDAYLTGDLRHHVVDEARRAGAPALIDAGHWATEFPWCTSAADVLTDFGCETTVYAPPTDPFTVVDRQR; via the coding sequence ATGACCCGCACACTCGCCGAGGTGATTCTGCGGCTCGACACCGTGTACCCGCCCGAACTCGCGGAGACGTGGGATTCCGTGGGTCTAGTCTGCGGCGATCCAGCCGAGCAGGTGCGCCGAGTGGTCGTCTGCGTCGACGTGACAGACTCCGTCGTCGACCACGCGATCGATGTGGGCGCCGACCTCGTGCTGGCACATCACCCGCTGCTTCTGCGCGGGGTCGACACCGTGTCGGCGGGTACCCCGAAAGGACGCATCGTCCACCGCTTGATCCGGGCGAACTGCGCGTTGTTCACCGCGCACACCAACGCGGACAAGGCGCGACCGGGCGTCTCGGACGCCTTGGCCGGCGCCCTCGGCCTCGTCGACACCCGCCCGCTGGAGGTCGAACCCGCCCCGGTATTGGACAAGTGGGTCGTCATGGTCCCCGAAGGCAACGTCGACCAGGTGACCGAAGCGATGTTCGCGGCGGGCGCCGGAGCGGTCGGCGACTACCGCGACTGCCGGTGGGGAGTGGTCGGCACCGGCCAGTTCCGACCCGTTGAGGGCGCGTCGCCCGCCATCGGCGGCGTCGGCGAACTGACCCACGTCGACGAAGAACGCGTGGAGACCGTCGCACCGCGGCGGGCACGGTCGGCCGTACTGGCCGCGCTTCGGGACTCACACCCGTACGAGGAGCCCGCATACGACGTGTTCGAGCAGGCAGCGGTCGACAGTGATCTCGGCCTCGGACGGATCGGACGGCTGCCTGCGCCGATGCGGCTCGACGAGTTCGTCGCACACGCTGGAACGGCGTTGCCGACGGCGGCCTGGCCAATCCGCGCAGCGGGCGACCCGGCCGGCGTCGTCGAGACCATCGCAGTGTGCGGTGGCGCGGGCGACTCGCTCATCGGCGCGGCGACCGCGGCCCGAGTCGACGCGTACCTCACCGGCGACTTGCGCCACCACGTTGTCGACGAGGCGCGGCGAGCCGGGGCTCCCGCGCTCATCGATGCGGGTCACTGGGCCACTGAGTTCCCGTGGTGTACGTCCGCAGCGGATGTACTCACCGACTTCGGGTGCGAGACGACCGTCTACGCACCGCCAACCGACCCGTTCACCGTGGTCGACCGACAGAGATAG
- the cobC gene encoding Rv2231c family pyridoxal phosphate-dependent protein CobC, which produces MTVDVPGLTAAAGGVGSSHDRLTDPNRHGDADAGPGLVDFAVNVRPGPPPFIVEALTSRIADLAAYPSDADTAAATARAAAIHGRDVNDVLLLGGAAEGFELVARLGFSHAALIQPSFTEPERVLVAAGTRVTHVTPPPPWRLSDAEVPEDADLVVVGNPTNPTSVLHPAADLLALRRPGRTILVDEAFADLTLDGDRLEPESVAHLAGDDLIVVRSVTKTFGLAGLRAGYLLASSQMIDAMTRGRRHWPLGTLTLTALHACLGAAGQGYAHDQARIVAADRAHLVARLGEIGLHPLAPPRAPYVLLSTPHALDLKETLRERGFAVRSCANFVGLGSDHLRLAVRPKNLSDALIAAMQDMRDQPAEPGETGNR; this is translated from the coding sequence ATGACAGTCGACGTGCCTGGGCTCACCGCGGCGGCAGGTGGCGTCGGATCGTCACACGATCGCCTGACTGATCCGAACCGACACGGCGACGCCGACGCCGGTCCCGGCCTCGTCGACTTCGCGGTCAACGTCCGCCCCGGCCCGCCGCCCTTCATCGTTGAGGCCCTGACCTCGCGTATCGCCGATCTCGCTGCATATCCATCGGACGCCGACACCGCCGCAGCCACCGCTCGCGCCGCAGCGATTCACGGCCGAGATGTGAATGATGTGCTTCTCCTGGGTGGAGCGGCCGAAGGCTTCGAACTCGTCGCGCGCCTCGGCTTCTCTCACGCCGCGCTGATCCAACCGTCGTTCACCGAACCGGAGCGAGTCCTTGTCGCTGCCGGCACGCGGGTGACACACGTGACGCCGCCGCCGCCATGGCGTCTGTCGGACGCGGAGGTCCCTGAGGACGCAGACCTCGTCGTCGTCGGAAACCCCACGAACCCGACGTCGGTGCTGCATCCGGCCGCCGACCTTCTCGCGTTGCGACGACCAGGGCGAACGATCCTCGTCGACGAAGCGTTCGCCGACCTCACCCTCGACGGCGACCGGCTCGAGCCGGAGTCGGTGGCGCACCTGGCCGGAGACGACCTGATCGTCGTCCGGTCTGTGACAAAGACCTTCGGGCTCGCCGGGTTGCGCGCCGGGTATCTCCTCGCGTCATCACAGATGATCGACGCTATGACACGGGGGCGACGCCACTGGCCGCTCGGCACGCTCACCCTCACGGCCCTGCATGCGTGCCTCGGTGCGGCCGGCCAGGGGTACGCGCACGACCAGGCGCGGATCGTCGCGGCCGACCGAGCGCACCTGGTCGCCCGATTGGGGGAGATCGGACTGCATCCACTCGCACCGCCGCGCGCACCGTACGTTCTGCTGTCCACACCGCACGCACTCGATCTCAAGGAAACACTGCGGGAGCGTGGGTTCGCGGTCCGCAGCTGCGCGAACTTCGTCGGCCTGGGATCGGACCACCTGCGCCTCGCGGTGCGTCCGAAGAATCTGAGCGATGCGCTGATCGCCGCGATGCAAGATATGAGAGACCAACCCGCCGAACCAGGAGAGACAGGCAACCGATGA
- a CDS encoding HAD hydrolase-like protein, whose protein sequence is MSPSAVPRIVDGRRSVDPAAADTVVLFDLDGTVTDSFVGITTSFRHALIEIGEPLPPDDFWPSIVGPPLIDSLAMLGITGDRAVAGVRAYRARYDVIGWRENAVFPGMAELLADLTTAGRTLAIATSKNEVIARRILEHFDLADRFTHICGADDAVGRSAKGDVVAEALRRLGTNPTDRPIVMIGDRSHDVDGAASCHVPTIGVKWGYAHAGELEAAQHRAGSPEDNRWIVTTVPHLRKVLGV, encoded by the coding sequence ATGAGTCCGTCCGCAGTGCCCCGCATCGTCGATGGTCGGCGGAGCGTCGACCCGGCCGCCGCCGACACGGTGGTGCTGTTCGACCTGGACGGGACGGTCACCGACAGTTTTGTGGGAATCACGACATCGTTCCGGCATGCGTTGATCGAGATCGGCGAACCGCTCCCGCCCGACGACTTCTGGCCGTCCATCGTCGGCCCTCCGCTCATCGACTCACTGGCCATGCTCGGGATCACCGGCGACCGTGCGGTCGCCGGCGTACGGGCGTACCGCGCCCGATACGACGTCATCGGCTGGCGCGAGAACGCAGTGTTCCCCGGCATGGCCGAGTTGCTCGCCGACCTCACCACGGCCGGGCGCACACTCGCGATCGCGACGTCGAAGAACGAGGTGATCGCCCGACGGATCCTTGAGCATTTTGATCTCGCTGACCGATTCACGCACATCTGCGGTGCCGACGACGCCGTCGGACGGTCCGCGAAAGGCGACGTCGTCGCCGAAGCGCTCCGTCGTCTCGGCACGAATCCGACAGATCGGCCGATCGTCATGATCGGTGATCGATCTCACGACGTCGACGGGGCCGCTTCGTGCCACGTCCCGACGATCGGCGTGAAGTGGGGTTACGCTCACGCAGGAGAGTTGGAGGCGGCCCAGCATCGAGCGGGCAGCCCGGAAGACAATCGGTGGATCGTCACGACGGTCCCCCATCTGCGAAAGGTTCTCGGTGTCTGA
- a CDS encoding low molecular weight protein-tyrosine-phosphatase: MSDNTATSAASSALHICFVCSGNICRSPMAELIFARAVDDAGLSEQVRVTSAGTGGWHIGEPADNRARTELLAHGYSDQHVAAQLSPDHLSADLIVVADRGHVADLERKRLGNRVRLLRSFDPDAADADLPDPYYGTPDDFSEVREQIEAAIPGLLAWTHATLADRG; the protein is encoded by the coding sequence GTGTCTGACAACACGGCGACTTCGGCCGCCAGCAGCGCCCTGCACATCTGCTTCGTCTGCTCCGGCAACATCTGCCGGTCGCCGATGGCCGAACTCATCTTCGCCCGAGCCGTCGACGACGCCGGGCTGTCGGAGCAGGTCAGGGTGACAAGTGCCGGGACGGGCGGGTGGCACATCGGCGAACCGGCGGACAATCGTGCGCGTACCGAACTCCTCGCACACGGTTACTCCGACCAGCACGTCGCCGCGCAACTGTCACCCGATCACCTCTCGGCCGATCTGATCGTCGTAGCCGACCGCGGTCACGTCGCCGACCTTGAGCGCAAACGCCTCGGAAACCGCGTCCGCCTGCTCCGGAGCTTCGACCCGGACGCCGCCGACGCCGACCTTCCCGACCCCTACTACGGAACACCGGACGACTTCTCGGAGGTCCGCGAACAGATCGAAGCAGCGATCCCCGGTCTGCTCGCGTGGACGCACGCCACGCTGGCCGATCGCGGCTGA
- a CDS encoding SURF1 family protein, whose protein sequence is MRVLRSFFKPGWLLLAVFVVAFAAACFSILAPWQLGKNSDTEHRNELIRAATGTAPVAIDELAPKGTAFDPEREWREVTVRGRYLPKGQVLLRFRYADERPAVEALTPFQVAGSDRVIMVNRGIVPSAADGTFSVPTPPDVEVTIAARLMQTEGTSPGKEPRVENNVLTAYTIDTAALSKATTMPLESFYLQLSSEQPGSLGEIALPQLESGPYLSYGLQWLAFGVMVPLGAGYFIFNEVKARRAQKVSSDDDTSEEPLPTAKSERDRVRQALRESGQRSGNDVDSKAVAGIGEGGSDVESDDDVVRAKLAARYGR, encoded by the coding sequence GTGCGCGTCCTTCGTTCGTTCTTCAAGCCCGGGTGGCTCCTGCTCGCGGTGTTCGTCGTGGCGTTCGCCGCCGCTTGTTTCTCGATTCTCGCGCCGTGGCAGCTCGGCAAGAACTCCGACACCGAACATCGCAACGAACTGATCCGCGCCGCCACCGGCACCGCACCGGTCGCGATCGACGAGTTGGCGCCGAAGGGCACTGCGTTCGATCCGGAGCGCGAGTGGCGCGAGGTGACCGTTCGGGGTCGGTACCTGCCGAAAGGGCAGGTGCTGCTGCGTTTCCGCTACGCGGACGAACGTCCTGCAGTGGAGGCGCTCACTCCGTTCCAAGTAGCTGGCTCCGACCGCGTCATCATGGTGAACCGCGGAATCGTGCCGTCGGCTGCCGACGGCACGTTCAGTGTCCCGACTCCGCCCGATGTCGAGGTGACGATCGCGGCGCGCCTGATGCAGACCGAAGGCACCAGCCCCGGCAAGGAACCGCGCGTCGAGAACAACGTGCTCACGGCCTACACGATCGATACGGCGGCATTGTCGAAGGCGACCACGATGCCGTTGGAGTCGTTCTACCTGCAATTGTCGTCTGAGCAGCCTGGATCGCTCGGCGAGATCGCCCTGCCGCAGCTCGAGAGCGGACCTTACCTCTCGTACGGCTTGCAGTGGCTGGCATTCGGCGTGATGGTGCCACTCGGCGCCGGATACTTCATCTTCAACGAGGTCAAGGCGCGTCGCGCACAGAAGGTGTCGTCGGACGACGACACCTCCGAGGAGCCGCTGCCCACGGCGAAGTCCGAGCGCGACCGTGTCCGCCAGGCCCTGCGCGAGTCGGGCCAGCGGTCGGGCAACGACGTCGATTCGAAGGCCGTCGCCGGAATCGGCGAGGGCGGCTCGGACGTCGAGTCTGACGACGACGTCGTCCGAGCCAAACTCGCCGCACGCTACGGGAGGTAG
- a CDS encoding organic hydroperoxide resistance protein — MSTIYTAEALATGEGRNGHGRSSDGRLDLDLAIPTEMGGSGQGTNPEQLFAVGYAACFHSALQLVARQAKADVTDSSVGARVGIGPNDAGGFALEVTLEVTIPNLDQAQAQALADKAHEVCPYSNATRGNIPVTITVSDD; from the coding sequence ATGAGCACCATCTACACCGCAGAAGCCCTCGCCACCGGGGAAGGCCGCAACGGCCACGGCCGATCGTCCGACGGTCGTCTCGACCTCGACCTCGCCATCCCGACCGAGATGGGCGGCAGTGGTCAGGGGACCAACCCGGAGCAGCTGTTCGCCGTCGGCTATGCCGCCTGCTTCCACTCGGCGCTCCAGTTGGTCGCCCGCCAGGCGAAGGCAGACGTCACCGATTCGTCGGTCGGCGCGCGCGTCGGCATCGGGCCGAACGACGCCGGCGGCTTCGCACTCGAGGTGACCCTCGAAGTGACCATCCCCAACCTCGATCAGGCGCAAGCGCAGGCGCTCGCCGACAAGGCGCACGAAGTGTGCCCGTACTCGAACGCGACTCGCGGAAACATCCCGGTCACGATCACCGTCTCCGACGACTGA
- a CDS encoding MarR family winged helix-turn-helix transcriptional regulator → MNDDLALDQQLCFALYAASRATTAVYRPMLDELGVTYPQYLVLLVLWERDGRGVREIGAELDLDTGTLSPLLRRLEALGFIERRRQRDDERRVDVHLTDAGRALRADAEEIPRCIASATGLDRESAVALRDRLVELTAALRAHGADPV, encoded by the coding sequence GTGAACGACGACCTCGCACTCGACCAGCAACTCTGCTTCGCGCTGTACGCCGCCTCCCGGGCGACCACTGCGGTGTACCGGCCGATGCTGGACGAGCTCGGAGTCACGTATCCGCAGTACCTCGTGCTCCTCGTGTTGTGGGAGCGCGACGGCAGGGGAGTTCGAGAGATCGGCGCCGAGCTCGACCTCGACACCGGAACCTTGTCGCCCCTGCTCCGGAGGCTCGAAGCTCTCGGTTTCATCGAACGTCGTCGCCAGCGCGACGACGAGCGACGAGTCGACGTTCACCTCACCGACGCCGGGCGTGCTCTGCGCGCCGACGCCGAGGAGATCCCCCGCTGCATCGCGTCCGCCACCGGGCTCGACCGCGAGTCCGCAGTCGCTCTCCGCGACCGGCTCGTTGAACTCACCGCAGCACTCCGCGCGCACGGCGCTGACCCCGTGTAG
- a CDS encoding cobalamin biosynthesis protein, producing the protein MRLPTDDALGIGLGAVADAMFGDPQRWHPVAVFGSGVSAVEKRVYDDSRLRGAVFAVGWIGIGVAAGVIAGRAGATGTAAATFTALGGTSLAAIGDRIADALDAGDITGARTLVAGLVGRDTTRLDEAGICRAAVESIAENTSDAAVAPLFWGAVAGAPGMLGYRAANTLDAMVGYRSPRHLRFGWAAARLDDVANLVPARITAVLVGVVAGRPAAVWRSVRRDAHLHPSPNAGVVEAAFAGALGVTLGGRTVYAHGTEDRPTLGDGPAPLAADLRAAARLSRGVQRVSAVLAATARRR; encoded by the coding sequence ATGCGACTGCCCACCGATGATGCACTCGGGATCGGCCTCGGAGCGGTGGCCGACGCAATGTTCGGCGATCCGCAGCGATGGCACCCCGTCGCAGTGTTCGGATCGGGTGTTTCCGCGGTTGAGAAGCGGGTGTACGACGACTCGCGGCTGCGCGGCGCGGTGTTCGCCGTCGGCTGGATCGGGATCGGAGTCGCCGCGGGGGTGATCGCTGGACGCGCGGGCGCCACCGGCACTGCGGCGGCGACGTTCACCGCGTTGGGCGGCACATCGCTCGCAGCGATCGGCGACCGGATCGCCGACGCACTCGACGCCGGCGACATCACCGGCGCGAGAACACTCGTCGCAGGCCTGGTCGGACGCGACACCACTCGGCTCGACGAAGCGGGGATCTGTCGCGCCGCTGTCGAGTCGATCGCAGAGAACACCTCGGATGCGGCTGTCGCACCGTTGTTCTGGGGCGCTGTCGCCGGTGCGCCGGGCATGCTCGGGTATCGGGCGGCGAACACTCTGGATGCGATGGTCGGATATCGATCGCCGCGCCACCTGCGGTTCGGGTGGGCGGCTGCTCGCCTCGACGACGTGGCGAACCTCGTACCCGCACGGATCACGGCGGTGCTTGTCGGCGTGGTGGCGGGTCGACCGGCGGCGGTCTGGCGCAGTGTCCGACGTGACGCGCACCTGCATCCCAGTCCGAACGCCGGGGTGGTCGAAGCTGCGTTCGCCGGAGCACTCGGGGTGACACTCGGCGGACGCACTGTGTACGCGCACGGAACCGAGGACCGACCGACCCTGGGCGACGGGCCCGCACCCCTGGCCGCCGACCTTCGTGCTGCAGCCCGTCTGTCTCGTGGTGTGCAACGGGTGAGCGCAGTCCTCGCCGCCACCGCTCGACGCCGCTGA
- a CDS encoding fused MFS/spermidine synthase, with protein sequence MAASHPAPTAGVFDISTGTAELVHSIDGGWLLSINGAQSSHIDPDRPEQLDFEYMRQAAAAIADRYREASTPLRVLHLGAAACALPRFLAHRYPQSRHVAVEIDADLARLAREWFDLPRAPRLRIRVGDARDVTESLLPETRDVVMRDAFSGSVTPEHLTTAEFTRAVQRVLVPGGLYIANCGDRRDLNSVRSEVSTIAEVFENVALISDPAMFKGRRSGNIVVVASDGAVPDSADLERTLRSDPEPARLMSGTAARSFGSGRVRRDV encoded by the coding sequence ATGGCCGCCTCCCACCCCGCACCCACCGCCGGAGTCTTCGACATCTCCACCGGTACCGCGGAACTCGTCCACAGCATCGACGGAGGCTGGCTCCTGTCGATCAACGGCGCCCAGTCGAGTCACATCGACCCGGACCGCCCGGAACAGCTCGACTTCGAGTACATGCGCCAGGCGGCCGCGGCGATCGCCGATCGGTATCGCGAGGCGTCGACACCACTTCGGGTCCTCCACCTCGGCGCCGCGGCGTGTGCGCTCCCCCGATTCCTCGCCCACCGATACCCGCAGTCGCGGCACGTCGCTGTCGAGATCGACGCCGACCTCGCGCGGCTCGCGCGCGAATGGTTCGACCTCCCCCGTGCGCCCCGCCTCCGCATCCGAGTCGGCGACGCGCGGGACGTCACCGAGAGTCTCCTTCCGGAGACTCGCGACGTCGTCATGCGTGACGCTTTCAGTGGCAGCGTGACACCCGAGCACCTGACAACCGCCGAGTTCACACGGGCGGTTCAGAGAGTGCTTGTCCCCGGGGGCCTGTACATCGCAAACTGCGGCGACCGGCGTGACCTGAACTCGGTGCGCTCGGAGGTGTCGACGATCGCCGAGGTGTTCGAGAACGTCGCCCTCATCTCCGACCCTGCGATGTTCAAGGGTCGACGCAGCGGGAACATCGTCGTCGTCGCGAGTGACGGCGCGGTCCCCGACTCCGCCGACCTCGAGCGAACACTGCGAAGCGATCCCGAACCCGCACGGTTGATGTCCGGGACCGCGGCCCGCTCGTTCGGTTCCGGCCGGGTGCGACGCGACGTGTGA
- a CDS encoding maleylpyruvate isomerase family mycothiol-dependent enzyme produces MKTIVEKTALIDALEAQWKSIDDLVTPLTDEQWNTATGLPGWTVGDVVAHVIGTESMLDGRTVESIRDVESLDHVKNPIGVLNENWLDYYRARTRDEVMADYRALTAKRVADLHALDDEAWNADSVTPVGPESYGRFIRVRNFDCWVHEIDIRDALGLGDPTVPEPAGFALAEFEHNLPYVVGKKARVPAGSAVTFDFVGLVPSLAHVAVGERAAVVPAHDGPADVTIRLSLADYARLAGGRPGGTAATVVIEGDKAIGDAIADNLHYLI; encoded by the coding sequence GTGAAGACCATCGTTGAGAAGACTGCTCTGATCGATGCGCTCGAAGCGCAGTGGAAGAGCATCGACGATCTGGTGACCCCGCTGACCGACGAGCAGTGGAACACCGCGACCGGGCTTCCAGGGTGGACGGTCGGCGATGTCGTCGCCCACGTCATCGGCACCGAGAGCATGCTCGACGGCCGAACGGTCGAATCGATACGAGACGTCGAGTCGCTCGACCATGTGAAGAACCCGATCGGGGTTCTGAACGAGAACTGGCTCGACTACTACCGGGCGCGCACGCGTGACGAGGTGATGGCCGACTATCGCGCGCTCACCGCAAAACGGGTCGCCGATCTCCACGCGTTGGACGATGAGGCTTGGAATGCCGACTCAGTCACTCCAGTCGGTCCCGAGAGCTACGGCCGATTCATTCGGGTGCGCAATTTCGACTGCTGGGTGCATGAGATCGACATCCGTGACGCGCTGGGGCTCGGTGATCCGACGGTCCCGGAGCCCGCCGGATTCGCTCTCGCCGAGTTCGAGCACAATCTGCCGTATGTGGTGGGGAAGAAGGCGCGCGTGCCGGCGGGGAGCGCAGTCACGTTCGATTTCGTAGGACTGGTGCCGTCGCTGGCTCATGTCGCGGTGGGCGAGCGGGCCGCGGTTGTTCCGGCGCACGACGGTCCGGCCGATGTGACGATCCGCTTGAGTCTCGCCGACTACGCCCGGCTCGCGGGTGGACGGCCGGGCGGTACGGCCGCCACTGTTGTCATCGAGGGCGACAAGGCGATAGGCGACGCGATCGCCGACAACCTGCACTATCTGATCTGA
- a CDS encoding MspA family porin codes for MLRRIATPLVLAVIAAFALASSLLAGPADARTHHTREGVDITLTASKLRAKKIPALDSSPFSGEALLSSDVHAAVRNIDGKTVRATVEVGYQIGYPVSVAPNGVKVTAHTPELKLTGGLNAKLAPNVTISGSGGGGSVGEIGAELGAEATVIPSADLEFEVGAGKITTVTLAEIALTQPTADIVLSGIELNITNALGPISVRPYAKISVTTDTGVYVYYDHGPTSRI; via the coding sequence ATGTTGCGTCGTATCGCGACACCACTCGTCCTTGCCGTCATCGCCGCGTTCGCATTGGCTTCGAGTTTGCTCGCCGGGCCCGCCGACGCCCGGACGCATCACACACGTGAAGGTGTCGACATCACCCTCACCGCATCTAAACTCCGGGCCAAGAAGATCCCCGCCCTGGACTCCTCACCATTCTCCGGCGAAGCACTGCTCTCCTCGGACGTGCACGCCGCCGTTCGCAACATCGACGGCAAGACCGTTCGGGCCACAGTCGAGGTCGGCTACCAGATCGGCTACCCCGTCTCCGTCGCACCGAACGGCGTGAAAGTCACCGCCCACACCCCCGAACTGAAACTGACCGGCGGCCTCAACGCCAAACTCGCCCCCAACGTCACCATCTCCGGCAGCGGCGGCGGAGGCTCGGTCGGCGAGATCGGCGCCGAACTCGGCGCCGAAGCAACCGTCATCCCGTCGGCAGACCTCGAATTCGAGGTCGGCGCCGGCAAGATCACCACCGTCACCCTCGCCGAGATCGCCCTGACCCAGCCGACCGCCGACATCGTCCTGTCCGGCATCGAACTCAACATCACCAACGCCCTCGGACCCATCAGCGTCCGCCCCTACGCCAAAATCAGCGTCACCACCGACACCGGCGTCTACGTCTACTACGACCACGGCCCCACCAGCCGCATCTGA
- a CDS encoding cold-shock protein, with protein MAQGTVKWFNGEKGFGFIAPDNGGADVFVHYSSITGGGFRNLEENQRVEFTTEQGAKGPQAVDVVAV; from the coding sequence ATGGCTCAAGGAACCGTCAAGTGGTTCAACGGCGAAAAGGGCTTCGGCTTCATCGCTCCCGACAACGGTGGAGCGGATGTCTTCGTCCACTACTCCTCGATCACCGGTGGCGGATTCCGCAACCTGGAGGAGAACCAGCGCGTGGAGTTCACCACCGAGCAGGGCGCCAAAGGCCCGCAGGCAGTGGACGTAGTCGCAGTCTGA
- a CDS encoding ABC transporter ATP-binding protein: protein MTGASIDMTKGTSPSARLQARDLTIGYDRRVISESLSVDIPDGAFTVIVGPNACGKSTLLRALSRLLTPTAGSVLLDGKAITSYPAKMVARQLGLLPQSSIAPDGIRVGDLVARGRYPHQKLIRQWSAADEAAVVEAMAATGVTELSSRLVDELSGGQRQRVWVAMVLAQQTPLVLLDEPTTFLDIAHQIDLLDLCARLNREQGHTMVAVLHDLNHACRYADHLIVMKDGRIVTEGVPAEVVTADLVEEVFGLACRIIDDPESHTPLVIPLVSQSNRRPA, encoded by the coding sequence ATGACCGGAGCGAGCATCGACATGACCAAGGGGACGTCGCCGTCTGCGCGTCTGCAGGCTCGAGACCTCACGATCGGCTACGACCGACGCGTGATCAGCGAGTCGTTGAGCGTCGACATCCCGGACGGGGCGTTCACCGTCATCGTCGGGCCGAACGCGTGTGGCAAATCGACTCTGTTGCGAGCCCTGTCGCGCCTCTTGACGCCCACCGCGGGATCGGTCCTCCTGGACGGAAAGGCCATCACGTCGTACCCGGCGAAAATGGTCGCACGGCAGCTCGGTCTGCTGCCGCAGTCGTCGATCGCGCCGGACGGGATCCGCGTCGGCGACCTCGTCGCGCGTGGCCGGTATCCGCACCAGAAGCTCATCCGACAGTGGTCCGCCGCGGACGAGGCCGCCGTCGTCGAGGCGATGGCGGCCACCGGCGTCACCGAATTGTCGAGTCGGCTCGTCGACGAACTGTCCGGCGGACAACGGCAGCGTGTGTGGGTGGCGATGGTGTTGGCGCAGCAGACGCCGCTGGTGCTTCTCGACGAACCCACGACGTTCCTCGACATCGCCCACCAGATCGATCTCCTCGACCTGTGCGCGCGACTGAACCGCGAGCAGGGGCACACGATGGTCGCCGTCCTCCACGATCTCAACCACGCATGTCGTTACGCAGATCATCTGATCGTGATGAAGGACGGCCGGATCGTCACGGAGGGCGTGCCCGCCGAAGTCGTGACCGCCGATCTCGTCGAGGAGGTCTTCGGCCTGGCATGTCGGATCATCGACGACCCTGAATCGCACACTCCGCTGGTGATCCCACTCGTGTCGCAGTCGAACCGTAGACCGGCATAG